DNA from Cheilinus undulatus linkage group 20, ASM1832078v1, whole genome shotgun sequence:
AGACTCAGCAAAAAGACAGCACTTCAGAAAATTATCTTCTCATGTCCATTCAAGTTCGTACATGCTGACGATCTGTGCAGAATGTCAGCTGGATGAGTCCCTGCATTCGCACGCGCACACGCGGCGCACAGCTCGCAGCATTTATTCAGGGGAAGATTGACGACTCTCTGTCTGATTTGGATATGAGGTGACACTGAAGAATGCCTGGCCTGCAGTCAGAGAAAGCAGAGGCAGACAAGTCGAGCAGGGAGAGCCAAACAAGACATGGGTCCAAAGGCAGGGAGGGAGGCAGGGTCGGGGAGCCTCCCTTCTCCTTACAAGTCCCAACAACAGCCACACCCTGCCCGGGACGTGCACTCCTCATACCACACTGTTCTATTAAACCCCTGGCATACACGTAGGACTGTGATGAACAACAGGATGCTCAGGAATTCACCAGCAACTTTAGCTTTACACATACTCAACCTTTGTTGTATAAACTGAAGCTGTTCACACTTCATATTGATATCCTACCTTCCCTCttgtttttcatctttcagTTTCAACACTGAAgcagatttgttttgtttttataacagTGTTATCTCAGTTAATCCCTATTCTGCTTGTAATGACATGTAAGAAAGAGCAGAGAGGGAAAGCAGCTCAGCTGAAAACATGTAAGCACTCATCTTtgataattttgtctttttgccaGCTCTGTTCTCCGAGAAGGTGAGGAACATGTCACCTGATGAGATCAGGATTCCCCCCGAGCCCCCAGGACGCTGCTCCAGCCAGCTACAGGTAGATTACGCCTCCTCCGTTACACGAGTATTTAATCATATTACTTTAAATCAAAGCCTTCCTTGAGCTCCCTTCATTTATGTGGTGCAAGAAAAATGAGATGGGTTCGATTTGGACTTGGGAAGCTCTCCTCAGATCAGACCAATACTTCGAAAAAGATATAACTGCCGAGTTGACTGACTCAGCATCCTTGTAAGGCAGAAGAAAATTGGCTTTTTAATCTTGTGCTTGGGTCTGAGTCCAGCTGCATTAtgagcagttttgtaaataTACTTAGCTAAGTGCAACACACATTACCTCTAGAGCACACACCAGAGCAATCAGGCTGTAGACGactacctgatgtgtgggatgtaaattACAATATGGCAACACTTAAAGAAAATAGAACTCTATAAACATCAATTATTAATGGTAACAGTCAAATTCGGATAAGATGACTAAGACCAGAACCCAGCACTGTCTGctctttttccaatttttctcAAGTGAAGACATAGCGGTCCTGGCGTTTTGGTAAAGAATGACTGTTAACtaatgactttcagctgaatccATTTGTAGATATTGTAGTTGtgttagctttttaaaacatagtGTCcttcatcaaaagattcagagaatctatAGAAATCTCTGTGCAAACAAGGCCAATGCtcatgatctttgggccctTAAGTGgcattgcattaaaaactggcatggttctgtactggaaatcactgcatgggctcagaaacacttccgGGAAtcactgtcaacacagttggccgtgtcatccacaaatgcaagttgaagctgaatcatgcaaagaagaaaccaCATGTGAAcgggatccagaaacactgccgtCTTCTAAAGggcaaagctcatttaaaatggactgaagaaagatgggaaaactgttctgtggtcagagaagctggaccatccagcttgttatcctggctcagttctaaagcctgcatctctgattgtatggggttgcattagtgcctatggtgtgggcagcttacacatctgaaactatcaatgctgaaaagtagagataggttttagagcaacatatgctcccatccagacaatgtctctttcagggaaggccatGACTAACTCGGCAagatgatgctaaaccacataccacatccatcgcAACAGCAGgccttcacagtagaagagtccggatgctgaactggcctgcctgcagtctgGAGTCagtttggagcatcataaaacaaaatatccagcaaagaagacccatgACTGTTGAACAGCTAGAACCCTACATTTCACACACGAATGGGACAACGTTCCTCTCTTAAAACACCagaactggtctcctcacttcccagatgtttataGACTGTTGCTAAAAGAAAAAGGGATGCTACAggatggtaaacatggccttgtccctacttttttgagatgtgctgccaCCAAATTCAAACTGAGCTTGTGTCTCTTGTTTAatttgttctattgtgaatcaaatatgttTGCATAAGTAAGATTGCATGCTGTacttgacattttacacagcgccccaacttttttggaataggcGTTGTACTTACACAGACATTAAATTTAACAGTATACAGCAACTGCCATTACATTCAAGCTCCCATCCATATATCTACTAACCAGACCGGCAGGGAGGGCGTTGTGGCACAGTGGGGGTTGTGGGTTTTCTGAGTGCATGATAAAAGTATCCTGGTGCcctgtgttttgtgtttaagCATGTCTGCAGGTTTGTTTTATGTGTCTGATAAACTCTTTCCAGGTAATAAAAGTTTTCTGACTTGTCACTGGTGGTTTCATAAGCAGACAAACCGTTTTCCCTCGCCCCTCGGCAGCACTTGGAGTTACAAGTTCAAGATTTAGAGTTGAACTTCAGAGTGTTCAGGTCTGAGAGATACCTCATCCTGAGACCATTCATCTTGGTGTGGATGCAAAACAACCTGCTCTCCCCACCAAGTGAATAATTTAGACGTTTTTCTACCTCCCTCTGGGGTTTGAAATAAACTCTGGTGGCTGCGTAAATTCTTTGACTCACCCCTGTAATTAAACCAGCACACAGTGTCATCTTCTATCAGTTTAGTATCACCAGCACTGCTCTCTTCCTGCCTTCGCTGCTGTGGATTTGCTGCGTCTTAACTGCGGTAAGGTTTGTTCTGTGTGGAGCTGAGGCAGGTCAGGACACACACACCTGACTTAGCAAATGAACAGCTCAGCAAGTATCCCCTCTGGGCAAACACTCCCCATCTATCAGATGAACAAATAATGATTCATCCTAACCAGAACAGCCTGCCTATTCCAGCCCTGAGGTCACGGGGGAGCAGAGACACATGTGAATAGTGTATGTTTAAATGGCAACATTGATGGGATTTAACCATTTGTTGGAATTTATCTGCTGTATGACAAGCTTCCAAAAAAAGGCAGACCCAGACCATGAGATTGGACCCTGAGAACCTTAAGCTTGTGGCCTCAGTTGGTCTCCCACAGTCTAATAGTCAGAAAGCTTTATTCTTAAACAATGAAATTTGTGGGCCACAAAGTTTCTTCATCCTCATCAAGAAATATGTACACAGAAATATgcctcttttctctgtttttaaatgccGTTTTTGCattgaatcaaatgttttacaaTCATAAATACTTAGGTAGGTGGTTGGCTTGGTTCATGCATCAAAAGTTTTGGGATAAGGATTTTGCAACATATATCTCGGGGGCATGATTGGCGAATGTACTTCAGGAGCCAGAGCTGCCAAAGAAATGGGCAGGCACTGTTGAACCTTGTTTCCTTGTTCATTCTCTTATTTTATTGTTTCCTTATGTTTATGTTAATGCAGCTAAATGCTGTGTTTCTGGTCATTATGAGGTAAGTTTTCCAAATCgatcagccacagtggcatATGGGGTGTTATGATTTAAAGTGTCATAACAGaaagatttgtgccagaaaacagtaaatttaatccccaataTGTCTCTCTACTCTGCAGgtacaaacatcttacctgctgaaggtgtgttttaatccatatttcacttgttcTTAGTCTTGggtgattaaaagaagcagatggtggctttgtctctctcaaagcagcataATCCAATCCCTCATGTTTGTTAGCTTTGCAGTGCTAAAGTTTGGTAGTGTCAAATGATAGACATGTTCTATTCCTGCTAAGTCcatcacaataaaagcctctaaTGTTGatcatcattgaagacttttattttaaagagaaacatcgggaaatggcttaaaaaagatatttgtagTATAGCAGCATGGCAGACAGATGATTCCTCCATTCAGGtagtagctttttttttaattctgagaTGATATTATTTCTCTGAGtcggcgtggcttcagctcataaATTTACTTGCCTACACCAttctagagcagattttactgcctcatttttcgtgattttaaagcttaataaaattggagatgtttttcattactgaaATTCGGCCTGGCGGTTCATAACACAATGGCCAATCATACGAAGAacttaaaatacagatttttttctctttacagggactttaaatgcATTGTGTTCCGTAATGCAATGGGGTAAAAGATGCaagaagcaaaaaaattgaTGCAATTAGCAGGAATTGAGATGTTCAATAAAAATGCACAAGAAGTGTTGATAACATAACAACATTaattttatcttgttttgtcttttttaaacatttacacaACATTCAAGCCAGGGATTGAATTCAAGCCAGTATAGGTGTAGGATCAGAATAGGCTTTGTTTTGAGAGCTTTTCCAAGCCTTTCCTTCTTCCATCTTGTTTTACGTCAGCCCTCAtttttcactgctgctgtcttgaCTAAACCTGCCAGCTCCTTGTGGTTCAGTTGAACCTGGATGTTAAATATTTCCCAAAGGAATCAGGATCTTAAAATACAGCAGGTCCATTCACTGGACCTTTGCTTTAGGATGTGTGGATCACATATGGGTTATGTTTATTTGATAATCCCAACAGCGTTGCCAACCAAATGCAGAGTGAGGAGGAAGTTGAGTCAAAGCAGAGGAGTCTTATAGTGAGAGAGGATCTTCAGTCTGTTCTCATCCCTcacctttttgtttgtttgttttgttccagGACAAGATCCACAAGCTGTACGAGAGGAAGCTCCATGGCGATTTTGACACAAAcagccacatacagaaaaagaaagaattcaGAAACCCCAGGTATGCAGCTCAGCTGGAGTATGCAATCAAGCCAGCCAAACACATGGAGTGCTGCTTCATCAAACTACATCAAGCCAGATGTAGTATTTTCTGCTTGCACTCAGAAGCTCATTCATTTTcccaacaaagaaataaaattattcAGTGGTAAACCACAAAAGCAGCTCCTGTGTGGGGGTGGGCATTTACAGTTCTTGAGTACGCCCATTACCCTCTAAATGAGTACCAAAAATCTCGCCTATAATGTTACTATTATGAGTACTAGAGATGAAAACAGTCAACGTGATGAAATTCCCCCTTGGTTATCATGCTGTTCATATTTCAATTATCATGTTAATCATTAGTGATAACCGTGCTTCAGTATTATTGCAAACAGatataaaatgcattaaaggaagGAGGCATTGttgtctctcctctctgtcaccTGCAGCACTCACTGTGACCGTTGCAGTGCTGAGGCACAGACAAGCAAGCACAAGGAGCACTTCAGCCATAGGCGGATCAATTTATGAgctaaaaacacatcagcatcTTGAATCAAATTATACACAGTAGCCTCAGACCTGGACAAGCGTATTTatctaactttattagcttcgtATCTGTATAGTAATAGTCGCGTTTTGTTAAAGGAGTTGGAACACCACCTTCAGATATGATGTAAAGCCCAGCCAGAGCTTTAACATTTCTCTAAttagtttgtggggttgctaaaattcttatttcaccaactaagccctcttaaaatgtggggATTATATTGATATGactatccatgactcaagttgtcagctcttcagtttgataaatgtttgattatGTATGAAGAATTAACAATAAACGAAAACTGAAAGAATCACATCCCGAGGCATTTAgacagtgaacagcatgtttaaaacacggTTATTAAAGacatatatttaactttgtcacgtTATTAGTACCACAAACggagcaacaggtactgagcattacaatAAATATAATTTAGAACTTTCAGCTTATAATAACTTTGGCTAGatgtttgatttaacaaaaatgaagcagtatttgcAACAGCAAATacttatttctttcaaaataaccACTATGTTGCTAAATCcctttagtaagcctttggaagAATGGTGTATTTGCTATTATTGTTCCTGTACCAGAAGTTCTACCCACATTTGTAGTTACAGTAGACCCTCCCGGAATAAGATGGGTAGTGGTTTGAATTTTTAGTATCATCATATCTCTAATGCGTACTTTAGTGCCTGAGCACCCAAGTACTTGTAGCCATCCCTACTCCTGGGTTTCCaaggttaatttttttttactggtgagAAATAAGACAAGGCAGAAAAGTGATATTCAAGTTGTACATGAGGGACAGTGAGAGATGAGATATCTATTAATATATACTGGTAATACTGAAATATAGTAACAAAAAATGTGTATATAATAACAGTACAACAagttataagaaaaaaaaaattcaaggaaGACAGTTAAGACAGCAATTCAGACTACCTGAGGCCTATAGCAAAGATTTTCAGAAGTACAGCTGTTGTGACATTAGAGTGTTATGGTCATTAGTATGAGGAGTTTTATGCAGAGAAAAATTATGATAATAGTGgtagtaataataaataataagatCAGTTTAGCTGATCTGACAGGATCCACACACAGCACAGCTGCAGAGTTGCATTCAAAGTTTATTGTTTGAAAACAAtgcaaaagtaataaaaaagttGTTTCTGGTCTTAAGAGAGTCTTAAGCTTAACAATATTATGTATCTGTGCAGAGCCTATTCCCATATATTTTTTACAAACCCATAATAACCACTTCTGATGGACTCACTCTAACTGGATGCAGCTGTAGTTTTGTGGCTTTATTTATAGGAATCTAATAGTTCAAACTTCTTATTCCAATAATCCTGTGTAACTTTCAGTGTGTTTCCCAAGAAGTTtccttaaagttttttttttttcctttcagcaTTTATGAGAAGCTCATTCAGTTTTGTGGTATCGATGAACTAGGAACCAACTACCCCAAAGACATGTTCGATCCTCACGGCTGGTCAGAAGACTCGTATTATGAAGCTCTGGGTAAGCTCATTCTCCTCATCGAAGCTCTTTGTGATTAGATAGCACCTGACAGTGATGCATCTTCTTCTTTCAGCCAAAGCTCAGAAGGTGGAGATGGACAAACTGGAGAAAGCCAAGAAGGAGCGGACAAAGGTGAGTCCAACAATAACAAAAAGGAGGATTATTTAGGAGTcagctctcctctctgtctgcgtCAGAGGCAAGTCTCCACCAGCTGTAGTTAATGTGCACTTTATATCTTAATCAGACTTCTGCAGGAATCGACATCACCAGGTTTCAGCccttattcatgtttttatctttgattCCTTGTAAATACATATCCTTAGAGGTTTCCATTTGTATTATCACTGAGAGGTGATACATGCTGCTGCAGTCTGATCTCAACAGCTGCACCTCAGTTATAAACTGGACTTGAAAGGACATGTACTCTACAGGAGCTGCTCTGTTATTCACTGCTGGGAAATGTAGACAGTGGTATGCATGCCTCAGTAGAGTTAAGGTGAGATGATTCTGATGAGAGAATGAAACCAGACAGGCTGTGTGAATAACATTCTGCTGTCTTCTCATAAACACTGTAGATAAAAAGAGTTACACATATCACAATAGAAAATCTGCACCTCTTATATTCTTTATGTTTTACAGATCGAGTTTGTCACAGGAACAAAGAAGGGCACCAACCCCTCCAGCACAGCAGCCtccaccaccagcagcagcaccaccaccaccacaggTAAGCACCCACATCACCTGAACGTCCACTTTACATATCCTTCATAACACTTGTTTCTTGCTCTAATATGAATCCCTAACATATTTAAAAGGAGCCTTTAGGGGACAGAAACCTGTATGTGCAGGCCAAGAAGCTTTCAGTATGACAGATAGATGATGAATTTACAAGGTTGACAAGGCTAAAATTAAGTAagctcatatttttatctttggaATGTCATAAACAAGTTCATAACATTTCGGTCTACTGATGGACAACCCtgagaaaaacaacactttaaCGATCGCTCCTTTGCACAGTGACTGGTCTAAACTTGACTGAGTAGCTTTAACTCAGGTCATGTCAGGCCTTTGAAAGAGCTTGGAGTTGTGCAGCCGTTAAACCCTTCACACTTCTGTGTTCAACAGAGGCTCAGAAGAGGAAAAGCAAGTGGGATTCTGCCATCCCCGTGACCCTCGCCCAGCCCACCCTCATCACCACCACTGCAACCCTGCCTGCCGTCGTCTCTGTGACAACCACAGCCAGCGGCACCAAGACGACCGTCATCTCTGCAGTGGGGACAATCCTGAAGAAAGCGAAGCAGTGAAGACGCAGAGCCAGCCCGCTGTTGATGGTCTTTGTTATTGTGGAGAGAGGACGAAGGAAGTGATGGACACTCTTAAAAGAGCTGCAGATGAACTCTGGTACACGTGGACTATCTTAAAACTGCCTTTATGTCTGGATTGTATCTGCACTACTACATCCATAGCTGTACTAATTATTATTAGGGGGGTCAGTGGTGGCTGAAGCCAAGCTTAGCATGTCACAAAAGCCAAATGCTCTGGTTGGTAAATTCACTCCTCTTAAAATTAACTACTTCATGATCtcacctgttatttttttatatttatgtccAACACAGTCAAGCAGAACAAAAGTGACAATTGTTAGAAAGGAAAATGGCCCCAAACAGACTGGATGGAGATATCTGACCTGATCTGTTTATTATCTATGCAGTTCTGGCTCAGTATTTCCATGACACCTGTAGCCATTCTGACTCGTAGCTCTATGATTCCatcatttttcagctttttttgttcTCCACTGATATGTAAACATTGGTGAGGTTAGATTTTTTTACACTTGTACATATGTATTGATAGGAAGTGGAATAAATGGATCAGATGTTTCCTTTTCATTTGCATCAGTCTGTCATGTTTACAAGGCCTCCCAAACATATAGAACAAGTCAAACTGTTCAGGGTTGCTTCTTCTGTCTGTAAAGCAGGTACCAGGTGAGTGCAGGACAGatgatttatttcagtttcaCTTCTGATTTTAGCTTTCAACAACCATGGAAACAAGACAGCTGAGATTAGAAGTACAATGTAGAATTTTAGCACTTACATTTCCAGAGTCGTGGGTTTGACTTTAAAGCATGTAGGAAGCaaaggattcatcatggggccCAATGTGTCACATGTTGACATGACACCCAAGGTtaagcttgatggcatctcttttgtcagggtcttttcacccctggtgatattCCTGGTTACTGTGGGGCCATTTCCAGCCCTTGgtacatccacagcacaaccaagGGATTGTGGCAGACCTCCTAACCATCCAGTCTGTGCCCTAGGCCAGtgtttcccacccatttttccttGGCGCCCCCCTACATGCAcctaagaaaagcggagcccctccaggacccaagagagaagaaaaagggacacactgccatcaaaaatcaatgtagatttgaattgtttcactgataaaaccctaagaaAAGCCTGTATGTGCTTTACTTATCAAAAAAACATTCGTACAAACAACTTAGTAACTGCTTTATCTTGGTTTTGTCAATaattgcaaatctaattttgacagcttgAGGACAGACAAAGCCccgtgccccccccccccatgcttATTGTCACATCCATCCCCCTTACTGTGCCCTAAAGGTGTagacttttctttatttttcaacagattattttccatgCAAGGACACCCAGAGCACAACATGGGTTGCTGTGCCCTCAGGGCAGGCTTACTCACCATTACACGCcccatttttggcccaaatatGCCTAAAAgttatgcacagtactgtatactaatttaaaaaaaggactgCCCCTATGTAACAGGATTTATAGTTGTAATTTGGGTCTTACAGTAGCTCAAATATTTcctaaagttttcaaagacagagaaattcttaGTTGTTATAATTGCTCTTGGACAGTGGCTCTCATTAGTTGGGAATTCAATCGTTTACACCCAGCGGGTTGAGACCAGTATTGATCAGCATCGCCAATCTCTGCAGCCTCCTTCTCTTTACTACTTATATTGAATTGAGGACTGATCAGTAAAACTGCACCTTTTGAGGCATTTTTACTCAAGAGAAAACtaatatttgttttcattcatacatttctcataatgagggagaaatgcatttaaaagtacACTTCCATGTTTACGCTGAAAGCAATGATGTGTGCATCTTCGGGTGTGAACGTGGCAGTACACTTTTAGGTGCATTGCTCTAATCTTGCAAAGCCagttgtccagattccatgtctgtcatcaggcagatccatcttgcaaagctccagtctgtagtga
Protein-coding regions in this window:
- the LOC121528924 gene encoding SAP30-binding protein isoform X1; this translates as MASGKKSALLSSLADYGDDSEPDSEPETEETEGRGGGLVYGYGDDDLNRTEEGEDKASADEDSRESNSEMDESDEGRDADDVEIPEAERKDPNELVALFSEKVRNMSPDEIRIPPEPPGRCSSQLQVQTSYLLKDKIHKLYERKLHGDFDTNSHIQKKKEFRNPSIYEKLIQFCGIDELGTNYPKDMFDPHGWSEDSYYEALAKAQKVEMDKLEKAKKERTKIEFVTGTKKGTNPSSTAASTTSSSTTTTTEAQKRKSKWDSAIPVTLAQPTLITTTATLPAVVSVTTTASGTKTTVISAVGTILKKAKQ
- the LOC121528924 gene encoding SAP30-binding protein isoform X2 — translated: MASGKKSALLSSLADYGDDSEPDSEPETEETEGRGGGLVYGYGDDDLNRTEEGEDKASADEDSRESNSEMDESDEGRDADDVEIPEAERKDPNELVALFSEKVRNMSPDEIRIPPEPPGRCSSQLQDKIHKLYERKLHGDFDTNSHIQKKKEFRNPSIYEKLIQFCGIDELGTNYPKDMFDPHGWSEDSYYEALAKAQKVEMDKLEKAKKERTKIEFVTGTKKGTNPSSTAASTTSSSTTTTTEAQKRKSKWDSAIPVTLAQPTLITTTATLPAVVSVTTTASGTKTTVISAVGTILKKAKQ